One part of the Raphanus sativus cultivar WK10039 chromosome 7, ASM80110v3, whole genome shotgun sequence genome encodes these proteins:
- the LOC108815480 gene encoding F-box/kelch-repeat protein At4g38940-like, with protein MSRAEEQPSSDPITSLPEDVAFDILARVPRRDYPRVSLVSKLFRSLIVSSPEILYARRSSSGCAEHCLYVSVRNLVNGVDRFYTRSIGHYHRLVLIPGLPVLPRRGSVVAVGSMIYVFGGFYVDDWKVTSSAFSIDCRSHTVQPLPNMPLPMCDTVAYYMDGRIYVIGPEDLTSESKKVVVVFNTETQTWMTTTTKPAGMEIRNLRTDEVLMGGKMYMRDRRKSFVYEPKESKWETDEVLASKEWGRACGVDDVLYYHDSGKNELRWYDPKQRCWGVVKGVEALLAETLVFGYIHCVCYGGKLVLLCPKGGRSEDQVRTEVFFAEIFLERRKGGQMWGEVAHSCDLGLTVPGGKFNIMKPLVVVV; from the coding sequence ATGTCTAGGGCAGAGGAGCAACCGTCGTCGGATCCAATTACGTCACTTCCCGAGGACGTCGCCTTTGACATCTTAGCGCGTGTACCTAGACGCGACTATCCAAGAGTCTCCCTCGTTTCGAAACTCTTCCGCTCACTCATCGTTTCGTCGCCTGAGATATTATACGCGAGACGATCTTCGTCGGGTTGCGCTGAACACTGTCTCTATGTTTCAGTCCGTAACCTCGTCAACGGCGTTGACCGTTTTTATACTCGCAGCATCGGCCACTACCACCGCTTGGTCCTCATCCCTGGGCTTCCCGTTTTGCCTCGCCGTGGAAGCGTTGTGGCAGTAGGTTCGATGATATACGTGTTTGGTGGGTTTTACGTTGATGACTGGAAGGTGACATCGAGTGCTTTCAGCATCGACTGTAGATCTCATACTGTTCAACCCCTCCCAAACATGCCTTTACCCATGTGTGATACAGTCGCTTACTATATGGATGGGAGGATCTACGTTATTGGACCTGAAGACTTAACCTCAGAGTCAaagaaggtggtggtggtgttcaATACCGAAACACAAACGTGGATGACGACGACGACAAAGCCAGCAGGGATGGAGATACGTAACTTGAGGACGGATGAGGTGCTGATGGGTGGTAAGATGTACATGAGGGATCGTCGGAAGAGCTTTGTTTACGAGCCAAAGGAAAGTAAATGGGAAACGGACGAGGTGCTGGCTTCCAAGGAGTGGGGGAGGGCGTGTGGCGTTGATGATGTTTTGTACTATCACGATTCTGGTAAGAACGAGTTAAGATGGTATGACCCGAAGCAGAGGTGTTGGGGAGTGGTGAAAGGCGTGGAAGCCTTGTTGGCTGAGACGCTTGTTTTTGGGTATATACACTGCGTGTGTTACGGTGGGAAGCTGGTTTTGTTGTGTCCTAAAGGAggtaggagtgaggatcaagtAAGGACGGAGGTTTTTTTTGCTGAGATTTTTTTGGAAAGACGCAAAGGAGGTCAGATGTGGGGTGAAGTTGCTCACTCGTGTGATCTTGGTTTGACTGTTCCTGGTGGTAAATTTAACATTATGAAACCTCTTGTTGTTGTGGTTTGA
- the LOC108816679 gene encoding protein SOMBRERO-like encodes MPPLPQPKKCRIGSGPQNEWYFFSHKDKKYPTGTRTNRATAAGFWKATGRDKSIHLNSSKKIGLRKTLVFYTGRAPHGHKTEWIMHEYRLDDNENEIQEDGWVVCRVFKKKNHFRGFHQEQDQDHYQYISTNNDHDHHHHQHQHHIESNSNNHSSLIPHSLDHHHMGRHVHMPLHEFANTLSHGSMHLPQLFSPDSAQPFVSSINTTDIECSQNLLRLTSNNNYGGDWSFLDKLLTTNNMNQQQQNQVQNHQAKCFGDSSNNGNDQAVTHDNGGSSSSPVNQRFPFHYLGSNDNLPKFPK; translated from the exons ATGCCGCCGCTACCACAACCAA AGAAATGCAGGATCGGGTCGGGACCTCAAAACGAGTGGTACTTCTTTAGCCACAAGGACAAGAAATATCCGACTGGGACCCGAACCAACCGGGCCACTGCAGCCGGGTTCTGGAAGGCTACTGGTAGAGACAAGTCTATACATCTCAACAGCTCCAAGAAGATTGGACTTCGTAAGACTCTTGTCTTCTACACTGGTCGTGCTCCTCATGGCCATAAAACTGAATGGATCATGCATGAATATCGCCTTGACGATAATGAAAACGAAATACAA GAAGATGGGTGGGTTGTATGCAGAGTgttcaagaagaagaatcatTTCAGAGGATTTcaccaagaacaagatcaaGATCATTACCAATACATAAGCACTAACAATGATCAtgatcaccatcatcatcagcatCAGCATCATATTGAATCTAATTCAAACAATCATTCTTCTTTGATCCCTCATTCTCTGGATCATCATCACATGGGAAGACATGTCCACATGCCATTACATGAGTTTGCAAACACTTTAAGCCACGGGTCAATGCATCTCCCTCAGCTCTTTAGCCCTGATTCGGCCCAACCGTTTGTGTCGTCAATCAACACAACAGACATTGAATGCTCACAGAATCTACTGAGGCTGACTTCTAACAACAACTATGGTGGAGACTGGTCGTTTCTTGACAAGCTTCTCACTACAAACAACATGAATCAGCAACAGCAAAATCAAGTGCAGAACCACCAAGCAAAATGTTTTGGTGACTCGAGTAACAACGGTAACGACCAGGCTGTTACTCATGACAACGGTGGTTCCTCTTCATCTCCAGTTAATCAAAGGTTCCCATTTCACTATCTGGGAAGCAATGATAATCTTCCCAAGTTCCCAAAGTAG